The DNA segment gtatggtatcgtattgttactttaaatacaatatttgttttgatacatcaaaacgatacaatacaatacgatatgaTACATTATGAAAACGATACATAACAACTATTCAAacaagttgttagaaaaagaggCAGGACTAAAACTGTCAAGTGGCAGCTTATCATATGATAGATGATTGTACAAACAGAGCTAATGTCTATAAACTTTCCAGTCCAGATTCTGTTTCTTGCATTCCCCCATTGTAGCAAGAAAACTACACTGTATAACGATTCTTGGCACCTCTGCCGTGCCTCTCTGCGTCTTCCTGCAAAAGACATGAGTTTAGCAAATTATGAGAAACTGATTTCAAGGCATACCATAAATAAGATGCCATACATGAAATATGAAGTCAATCGAGTCGCTGTAATCCAGAAACTCCTTCCATTGCTTACCAATGCTAACCTGCAGAGAGAAGTTTCAAGAGAACCTGGTGAGAATTGGTTAGTTTATTTCCCGCGAAAATGCAGTTCCACGACTTGTTGTCTTGTTCTCTGTTTTTTTCCACTTCTTGTATTCAATTCTATTGATTTTTAATCTAACAATGAACTTCAGAAACTTGATTTCCATGTTAAAAATCTGAAAGACTTTCTCTGGTGAAAGGATTTTCGGTGTTTTCAACTATGGTTATTTATtaaacccaaaacatgatgtcaagTACTATTAACATAAAAATTAACAAACTGGTAATAGTTGAAAGGATTCAATATTGTCAATGATGCACAAAAGGGGATCCACTTGCGAAATTAGACTAAAACGGCCTGGTATTTCAAATGGATGAGGCCATCAAAAAAGGGGGAATCGGGGAACGTCGACCACTATATATTCTAGCAGAATAAGGGAAGGGGGTGACAGAAAaaggtattttatcaaacataaaataaaacttAACCCTTGGGACCACCAAGGGATTCCCTATgcccttaaccagaggtctcgggttcgagcccTATGAATGGAGAAATATATAATAGGGAGCGTTTCCCCTTTAAGAAGTCCCTATGCGGCACGAATTCCGATTAGTCGGGCCAGTGAGTACCTGGTACCAGATGGTACaccaaaaaagaaaatacttaaccTTTGGGATAAAAGAATTGCAAAGACTTTTCGAACCGGCTGCAGATCTTGGAATGATGCCAAAATCTCCTAATAACACTAAATACTTAGTAACGACATATCAAGCAGGAATGCAACAGACTATTTGACAACAATATCACTGCTTCACAGAAATAACATCCTACACCTGGACCAGTCCGCATCATTATTTTTTCCTCTGTAAGTTCTCTTCATCCAAGCTTCACATAACTCAATTGCCAATGAAGCAATAATTTATCGCAGACAAATTGGCACTTTGCTTCATCCATAAGCATATTTCTTTTGCTTCCAGCTTTTCATGAAAGTAATTCACTATCAAAAGCTAAAAAGTTTGACAACTGTGCTATATGCCTATATATCTGATGACTTCCCCTCTAACTTCTAATATCCCCAATGTTACATGTATGTCATAGGGTACTATACATCAGTTTCTAGTTGTCAAAAGAAGTTATGTCAGGAATGAAACtaatacacacacacaaaaagaaaaaaacatacaCACATCAAAACTAATAGTAGCCGACATAatcattattactattattaatatttttataaccGGGGTGTCAACTCCAGCTTGTGCGTAGCGTACCTCGACTATTCCACGGGATACCTACTACCTCTCACCAGCACAGGTACTGGGTAATTCTACCCACCAAGGCTTGGATAAACAGAAAGAAATCATCTAGTGCTTTTGCCTCCATTGGGATTTGAActtgagacctcatggttctcaatCCACTTCATTGATCACTAGGCCACAACCTCGTTATCTTATGCATTATTGTTAAATGGCATCACAAGATGGTTTAGATGATGTATTTCTTGAATAAACATCAGCACCACATATGCACACAACAAAATTGTCTGCCCGCTTGGTCCACGAAAATGACAAACCTGGTCATTGACGTCAAAAATAAAAAGTACTCCCTCCGTCCCATTTTTTTCTcattgactgggcacggagtttaagaaagaaataataaCTTTTGATACTTGTGGTAAAACAAGCTATAGATATGTGTGGCtgtaaatcatctcattaaaggtaaaatagAAAGTTCAAAGTTAAATTGTTcctaaatatagaaaaatatcaTTCTTTTGAGGACGGACAAAAAAAGAAAGTgcatcacataaattggaacaaagGGAGTAATATAAATAGGCTATTTCATTGGTAACAAGCAAATTACCTGAGCTGTTTCATTTGCAGCATTCTTGGTCCATAAAGCTATTTTATCCTCCTTACCTCGGACATTAACTACTGCTCCACAAATTTCATCTCCATGATCGAATTGATGTCCAATCATTGCCAGCAGCTACAATAATCCCAAATGAGAAAATAAGAGTTGAAATAATATCGAAGGGGAAAAAACTTTACGAGAGTGCGCCCTAACATTAAGAAGTGGATTAAAATATCCTCAGCATACCGTGTATAGCCAGCTGGTATCAGATTTACCCTTACTAAAGCTCATTGTCCACTTCCCTCCATTCGCACATACAGGATCTTCCCACTTTGGCTCAATTTTATGCTTAAAACAATGAAAGTCTGCTCCCGTAACTAACTTGCTTGGGTGGTTGATATTATTGTAAACACTGTTTGCAGAATTTAAGCGAGATGGTTCAAGGATTTCATCAAGAGCTAACAGGATAATAGCATTTGAAAACATCTAATCCAAGATGCAGAATATCAAAATAGGCATGACATAGTCCAAGTTGTACAATAACTCAAGTGCCTTGAGAAATTAGACTGATAAAGAACTCACCAAACAAGGTGCACGCAtcctatgttgcgcggactcttcAAAATCTTTGCCGCACCCGTATCAACACGACATGGGTGTGGGTGTGGAATCCACACCGGATTAGGTGTTTATAGTTtattaaaagaattattagatttagtttaataactttaattaatcgaaatatatacttatatatgtagTAATATACATTTATTGGTTGTATCCCAACACCTGTACCCGTACTTGAATTCATATCCCCGAATCCTAAAATTTATGTGATGACAGATCCGGCCTTTAGATCTGCACCACTATGGTATACCCGCGCCCGCATCCGAGCAACACAACATGCATCTAAGGCAGACACCAATTTCAAATCATCACCACCTAACTCAAACCAGACAACTTAAATAACCAAGAATGACATTGAAATACTGGTCTGCAGCTACGTTTAGTCTCATCAATCTAGAGGGGAGATCAGTGTAATTTTAGCCTAATTAAGGAATAGAAAAGCAGATATCTTTATCTTTTTAAATGAATAATCAGCTTGGTATATGAAGACAAATGCACATAGAGACGTCACAGGTAAGAACTTAGGGTGTCAAATGGGCGGGTCAAAATGGGCTGAGTTAATAAATGAGCGGGTCATTGATCCGCCCAAAAATTACTTGGGCTGAGATTGGTTGGGCCAAGATGggctaaaatttgggtcatagcccaacccgcccaactcttaccaaactttaattaatatgtgttgttttcttatgaattgtataatactaaataagactttttcttttcttatggccatatataacatatcaaacaaaaaagaattatttttaagATATTCTGGCAAAGTtactcatggatcaatttgggctaaatATCAGTACAACTTTAAAAGGGTTGAGATGGGTTGGGTTGAGTTCAACAAATGGGCGGGTCAATAAACAGCCCAACCTTGAGCGTGTTGGGCGGGTCATTGGGGCTTGGGCTAAATTTGACAGCCCTTTATATGTGCATTTAAGAAAAGTAATAATTGGTACTTGGAAAATAGTAACTATAATATCCTGCTTAGGAGAGAAAACTAAAACCAAAGCATTATCCACTACCTTATTAGCTCAAAATAGTGCCTGCAACATATCCTTAGTTGCTAATATGGATATTTGACTAACAGGTCAGATGTTCttatattggaagcaaaagaactACCCGACAATATAACCGAATTGAAGTGATTCCTAGACAAGGTGGTGAACCGAAGAGAATGAACTTTTAACAAGTAACTTTTACTTTCCTAGAACTTCTAGGGTCATTCTTTACCCCATCCAAAATGTCTCAATCTCTTTTCATATTTGCACTTTCCCTACTTTACACCAGATAATTCTCTGTCTTCCAACCACCAAAGAGGATATATCTATTCATTGAAAGTTAAATGTAATGAGTTCGATCCATTAACCAAAACTAAAATTGGTAAGTAACTGAGAGAAAAAATTCCATTTTTTAAAGTAACTAACTGGAAAAGTCAGTTACACATTACAACAGCATCAACAAAGCAATGTAGGTACTAATACAACTTGCATAAATTTAAGCTCAAACCAATTCAGGCACTCCAAAGTAAGATTGCCCCTCGTTGCTGCATTAACTGAACACCAAGGAAGGTAACAAAAAATGCAAGGACAGGAAAAATCTGATAATTGTGAAACAAAAGTTCCTTAAGCTGAAAATCAAACAAGATAGtccctccgtcccaatttatgtaaTGTTGTTTGActgagcaacaacaacaacaacaacatacccagtattatcccacaccgtggggtatacggagagtagtgtgtacgcagaccttacctctaccttgtgaggatagagaaattatttccaatagacccatTGTTTGACTGAGCATGAAgtttaataaggaaaaataaaaactttaaaaCAAGATAGACATTTGTGTGGCTACAAATCATCTCATGAACAGTACAATGAGAAGTTTAAACTTATTATTTCGAAATATATAAAGGTGTCTTTTTTTTTAACAGATTTAGTGTCACATAAAATTGAAGATTTCAGCCAATTTCCCCTATATGAAGGCAGATATTCAGGAGCTATTCAAAACCATAATTCAACAAAATCCTATAGCACCCACAAAATTCTTGAACAGTAAAACCCCATGATTTACTTACAACCAAAGAACACAACAACCTAACACGAAATATAATACTCGCTCCGTCCCAATTAACATGACTAGTGTTTGATTCGGCACGGAGTTTTAAGGGGGGAAAAAGGATTTTTTTTCATCTAAAATGAGTGatacatttgtgtggctataaatcacattaagggtaaaataatattttaaaactaaattattaCTAAATATAGAAAGATATAATTTTAAGGATACTAAAAAGGAAAGACTGTTATCTAAATTGGAACAGAGGGAATATGAAAAGGCTTACCCCCAAAAATCTTCGATAGTGGAAAAAGTGTAAACTTCGCGAAGGAAGCTACCCCAAGCAGCTTGTCTAGATTTCGTATTTTTATCATACCAAAAAGTCCAAGAATTCTCCAACAGGTGCTTAGCTTTGATTTCTTTGCTCAAATACGACGCCGTATCATCTGATTCCCCCACGATTTCTCCTTCTTCAGGTCCATCGTCGGCTACTTCTACTTCATCTACCCGCAATTTCTCAGATTCCTCTGCCATTTTCGTGTGTTTTCGATGTACTTTGCTTGCTTTTAGCTATAGATTTTAGTAGGAAAAGGGTACTTGTAGTTCTTCTTTGGTTCAAGACTTTCCTGTTCCTCAATTGGAGTGTAACTTATTTATCCAAGATTATTTTTTGATGATATTTAGAAATtagtcattatttattttatactgaaattttaaactaaaaagtAAGGATAATTCTCaacattttttttctaaaaatttgacctgaaaaattaaaatttcgaATACACTGGCTAATTCATTGATAGCAGTCTTTAGAGTGGCTATCTAGTATCATTTAATATTAGTGgttaaagttaaaaaaaaaaaatagctatTTTTGAActagtaattaaaaaatagtttcAAATTCAAAAGTAAAAAATAGTCCCTTAAGTTTGGACCGTAACTTAAAACAATTTTTATCTGAGACAGTGGAATATTAGTGcctaaatttcaaaaatatcgATTTTTTTGGACTTGTAATAGAAAAATAGTCACAGACTcaaaagtcattgaaaaatagtcccTTAAGTTTGGACTGTAAAATAATCTTTATCCAAGGCGGTGGAATATTAGTGGCTAAAGTTTCCAAATGTATCTATTCTATGGACTTGTAACTAGGGGtattcaaaaccgaaccgaaaccgaaaaccgaaccgaaatcgaagcttaatggcttattggtatcgggttaacggtttaacggacggggaacagattaaaatttttttattaacggcttatcggtttgggggcggattattcaattttcttaacggataatccgttaacccgttaagaatatatatattaaatatcaaaaacccttccacttcttccaCTTCTTCCAGCTATTAGCTAAGCTTATTCTCCCACCCTACAACAAGATTGTTTAAGCTGCTATCTATGGTTCACCTctgcttttgtttttttaaactaatgcatgttgtttatgtttaatagaagaacaatAGTGTTGTGCCACAACTTTTATCCCACAATATTGACGATAGTACTGTCTTGAATTATGTTCTGGGGAAAGAGCGCATTTGCGTTTCCTGTAAATTATTTACTGCTTATAATCATCCCTATTTCTATACATAACTGTCTTTTGCTCGGTGTTGTTTGTATGGTTAATGATATAGCGTGAAATGCCTGGTTGAGAGtttaagttagaaatttgaagctgttgtttgaactttgaagttgCAGAAACTCAAGCATTGTTAGGTGTTAGCTGCAGGCCAAACATTTCTGTGTAGACTGCTTACTTATGGATTAATCATTTTGAAATATGTATTCTGGACTCACTTTGAATATAGACTGGAATTTCCTATTCTGAATTAATATGATAGGCGTTAACAAACATATGTATGTCTGGACTCATGTAATATAGTCTGCTTTGGGATTTAATGGTAGGCGTTAACAgacatgtatgtctggactcatATGTAGTCTGCTTTGAGATGTAATGTAGC comes from the Nicotiana tabacum cultivar K326 chromosome 14, ASM71507v2, whole genome shotgun sequence genome and includes:
- the LOC107773302 gene encoding eukaryotic translation initiation factor 4E-1-like (The RefSeq protein has 2 substitutions compared to this genomic sequence), whose translation is MAEESEKLRVDEVEVADDGPEEGEIVGESDDTASYLSKEIKAKHLLENSWTFWYDKNTKSRQAAWGSFLREVYTFSTIEDFWGAYNNINHPSKLVTGADFHCFKHKIEPKWEDPVCANGGKWTMSFSKGKSDTSWLYTLLAMIGHQFDHGDEICGAVVNVRGKEDKIALWTKNAANETAQVSIGKQWKEFLDYSDSIDFIFHEDAEKHGRGAKNRYTV